The proteins below are encoded in one region of Amycolatopsis magusensis:
- a CDS encoding ArnT family glycosyltransferase, protein MSTSTLSAPAPAAPSTSDGDGPAAPRWVRPAFWGLLLGTAVLYLWNLGASGWGNSFYAEAAQAGSLDWKAWFFGSLDPGNTITVDKPPASLWLMGLSGRVFGFSSWSMLVPQALLGVGSVALLYAAVRRWSGPGAGLFAGAALALTPVAALMFRFNNPDALLTFLLVLGAYCVVRAVEKASPKWLVLAGVAIGFGFLTKMLQAFLVLPAFGLVYLIAAPTGLGKRLLHLLGALVAVVVSAGWYIAVADLWPAASRPYIGGSTDNTVLDLALGYNGLGRIFGGGGNGGGGNMGGGNVGFGGQTGIGRMFGDSFGTEVSWLLPAAVLGLLAGLWFTRWSPRTDRTRASMVLWGGWLVVTALVFSFMEGTVHPYYAVALAPAITAMVAIAGRELWRGRAHVAPRLFLAGMVAVTAVWDYILLDRSSDWHPVIRWAILVLGILVASAIAVGAHEFRRAGRAIAVAAVAVGLAGTLVFGVATAAVPHSGSIPISGPATGGVFGMPEGETPSAELVAALQASTEDWAAASSGTRGAASLQLTSGKSVMPIGGFNGGDPAPTPAQFRQYVAEGRIGYYIGEGAGRMGGPGGGSNEIAEWVQANFPATTIGGQTVYDLTP, encoded by the coding sequence GTGAGCACCTCGACCCTGTCCGCCCCCGCGCCGGCCGCACCGTCCACTTCGGACGGCGACGGCCCGGCCGCGCCCCGGTGGGTCCGGCCCGCCTTCTGGGGGCTGCTGCTCGGCACCGCCGTGCTGTACCTGTGGAACCTGGGTGCTTCCGGGTGGGGCAACTCGTTCTACGCCGAGGCCGCGCAGGCCGGTTCGCTGGACTGGAAGGCGTGGTTCTTCGGCTCGCTCGACCCCGGGAACACCATCACCGTGGACAAACCGCCCGCGTCGCTGTGGCTGATGGGCCTGTCCGGCCGCGTCTTCGGCTTCTCCAGCTGGAGCATGCTGGTGCCGCAGGCGCTGCTCGGCGTCGGCTCGGTGGCGCTGCTGTACGCGGCGGTCCGCCGGTGGTCGGGGCCGGGCGCGGGCCTGTTCGCCGGGGCCGCGCTGGCGCTGACCCCGGTGGCGGCGCTGATGTTCCGCTTCAACAACCCCGACGCGCTGCTGACCTTCCTGCTGGTGCTCGGCGCCTACTGCGTGGTGCGCGCGGTGGAGAAGGCGTCGCCGAAGTGGCTCGTGCTGGCGGGCGTGGCGATCGGGTTCGGCTTCCTGACGAAGATGCTGCAGGCGTTCCTGGTGCTGCCGGCGTTCGGGCTGGTGTACCTGATCGCCGCGCCGACGGGGCTGGGCAAGCGGTTGCTGCACCTGCTCGGCGCGCTCGTGGCGGTGGTGGTCTCGGCTGGCTGGTACATCGCGGTCGCCGACCTGTGGCCCGCGGCCTCCCGCCCGTACATCGGCGGGTCCACCGACAACACCGTGCTCGACCTGGCGCTGGGGTACAACGGACTCGGCCGCATCTTCGGCGGCGGGGGCAACGGCGGTGGCGGCAACATGGGCGGCGGGAACGTCGGTTTCGGCGGGCAGACCGGGATCGGGCGGATGTTCGGCGACAGCTTTGGCACGGAGGTCTCCTGGCTGCTGCCCGCCGCGGTGCTCGGCCTCCTCGCCGGGCTCTGGTTCACGCGCTGGTCGCCGCGCACCGACCGCACGCGGGCCTCGATGGTGCTGTGGGGCGGCTGGCTGGTCGTCACCGCGCTGGTGTTCAGCTTCATGGAGGGCACGGTGCACCCGTACTACGCGGTCGCACTGGCCCCGGCTATCACCGCGATGGTCGCGATCGCCGGGCGCGAGCTGTGGCGCGGCCGGGCGCACGTGGCGCCGCGGCTCTTCCTGGCGGGCATGGTCGCGGTGACCGCGGTGTGGGACTACATCCTGCTCGATCGGTCCTCGGACTGGCACCCGGTGATCCGCTGGGCGATCCTGGTGCTCGGCATCCTGGTGGCCAGCGCGATCGCGGTCGGCGCGCACGAGTTCCGGCGGGCCGGGCGGGCGATCGCGGTGGCGGCGGTGGCCGTCGGGCTGGCGGGCACGCTGGTGTTCGGCGTGGCCACCGCGGCGGTGCCGCACAGCGGGTCGATCCCGATCTCCGGACCGGCGACCGGGGGCGTTTTCGGTATGCCGGAGGGGGAAACGCCGTCGGCGGAGCTCGTCGCGGCCTTACAGGCGAGCACGGAGGACTGGGCGGCGGCGAGCAGCGGCACGCGAGGCGCGGCTTCGCTGCAACTGACCAGCGGGAAGTCGGTGATGCCGATCGGTGGCTTCAACGGCGGGGACCCGGCGCCGACGCCGGCGCAGTTCCGGCAGTACGTGGCCGAGGGCCGGATCGGGTACTACATCGGCGAAGGCGCGGGCCGCATGGGTGGGCCCGGCGGTGGTAGCAACGAGATCGCCGAATGGGTGCAGGCGAACTTCCCCGCGACCACGATCGGCGGGCAAACGGTGTACGACCTCACCCCGTAG
- a CDS encoding DinB family protein, translating into MGTERISPPLRGDERETLRAFLDFHRATLEMKCEGLSTEQLREQSSPPSTLSLLGLVRHLAEVERTWFRRVINQETDLAFVWSPERDFQAAYDASNATREEAFEAWRAEVEHSRRIEREAESLDVTGHFPRWGEDVSLRLVMLHLIHEYARHNGHADFLREAIDGEVGA; encoded by the coding sequence ATGGGGACCGAACGGATCAGCCCACCGCTGCGCGGGGACGAACGCGAGACGCTGCGCGCCTTTTTGGACTTCCACCGCGCCACGCTGGAAATGAAGTGCGAGGGGTTGTCCACCGAGCAGTTGCGCGAGCAGTCGAGCCCGCCCTCGACGCTCTCGCTGCTGGGGTTGGTCCGGCACCTGGCCGAGGTGGAGCGGACGTGGTTCCGGCGGGTGATCAACCAGGAGACGGACCTGGCGTTCGTCTGGTCGCCGGAGCGGGATTTCCAGGCCGCCTACGACGCCTCGAACGCCACCCGTGAGGAGGCGTTCGAGGCGTGGCGGGCCGAGGTCGAGCACTCGCGCCGGATCGAGCGGGAGGCGGAATCCCTTGACGTCACCGGACACTTCCCCCGCTGGGGCGAGGACGTCTCGCTGCGATTGGTGATGCTGCACCTGATCCACGAGTACGCCAGGCACAACGGCCACGCCGACTTCCTGCGCGAAGCCATCGACGGCGAGGTCGGTGCCTAG
- a CDS encoding xanthine dehydrogenase family protein molybdopterin-binding subunit, which yields MTQVQDPPLTQAVGRSLDRVDGTAKTTGEARFAAEYPYPGLTYAAMAHATIARGRITAIHTEAALAVAGVLTVLTHENAPPMKKPPKPTPLNLSTMASGTRINYLNTDEVHWNGQPIAVVVAETLEAAREAAALVTAEYAVAKSTVDFKAEQGNAKPQPSTMLMSGSAKKGDAEAALAAAPVSVDLRYSTPAHNHNAIEPHATTAVWDGDRLTVHEATQGMDWVRRHLALKFGVPVAGIRVIAPFVGGGFGGKGSVWAGTVLTVLAAKVTGRPVRMLLSRESVYRTVGGRTPSVQRVALGADTDGRLTSLIHTSVTQTGSGGGGPEQVTSQSRHLYAAENILVQQNLVELDTVPNTFMRAPGESIGTYALEATVDELAYRLDIDPVELRLRNEPSVNPLDGKKFSHRLLRECYTRGAAEFGWADRTPEPGSMRDGRWLVGWGVAAAYHPSVQFTANLTVRLSADGSVLVRCGFHEMGMGGATAQAQIAADALGVPVGSVRVEYGDTDLPTGPLAGGSNQTATVAASLLTACDKLKRELAGLAKKHPGDSPPDILRAAGKTHLETSVGADSGLGAVAGQVRFMSKFVRDQRRWVKAASGAHFCEVRVDPDTGETRISRWTAVFDVGRIINAKTATSQLKGGIVMGIGMALSEETLVDPRSGRIMNPSLSEYHVPVHADIPPIDVHYLDEPDPTMPLGLVGIGEVSITGVAGAVANAVFHATGKRVRDLPITLDKLL from the coding sequence ATGACCCAGGTGCAGGACCCCCCGCTGACCCAGGCCGTCGGCCGCTCGCTCGATCGGGTCGACGGCACCGCGAAGACCACCGGGGAAGCCCGCTTCGCCGCGGAGTACCCGTATCCCGGCCTGACCTACGCGGCCATGGCGCACGCGACGATCGCGCGCGGCCGGATCACCGCGATCCACACCGAAGCCGCGCTCGCCGTTGCCGGGGTGCTGACCGTGCTCACCCACGAGAACGCGCCACCGATGAAGAAGCCGCCGAAGCCGACTCCGCTGAACCTCAGCACGATGGCGTCGGGTACCAGGATCAACTACCTGAACACCGACGAGGTGCACTGGAACGGCCAGCCGATCGCGGTGGTCGTCGCCGAGACGCTCGAAGCCGCCCGTGAAGCCGCGGCGCTGGTGACAGCGGAGTACGCCGTCGCGAAGTCCACTGTGGACTTCAAAGCGGAACAGGGGAACGCCAAGCCGCAGCCGAGCACCATGCTCATGTCCGGCAGCGCGAAGAAGGGCGACGCCGAAGCCGCGCTCGCCGCCGCGCCGGTCTCGGTGGACCTGCGGTACTCCACCCCGGCGCACAACCACAACGCGATCGAGCCGCACGCGACCACTGCGGTGTGGGACGGCGACCGGCTGACCGTGCACGAGGCCACGCAGGGCATGGACTGGGTGCGGCGGCACCTGGCGCTGAAGTTCGGCGTGCCGGTGGCCGGGATCCGGGTGATCGCGCCGTTCGTCGGCGGCGGCTTCGGCGGCAAGGGCTCGGTGTGGGCGGGGACCGTGCTGACCGTGCTCGCCGCGAAGGTGACCGGACGGCCGGTGCGCATGCTGCTCAGCCGCGAAAGCGTCTACCGCACGGTCGGCGGGCGCACGCCGTCCGTGCAGCGCGTCGCGCTCGGCGCGGACACCGACGGGCGGCTGACCTCGCTCATCCACACCAGCGTCACCCAGACCGGCAGCGGGGGCGGCGGGCCGGAGCAGGTGACCTCGCAGTCGCGTCACCTCTACGCCGCCGAGAACATCCTGGTGCAGCAGAATCTCGTCGAACTCGACACCGTGCCGAACACGTTCATGCGTGCCCCCGGCGAGTCGATCGGCACCTACGCGCTCGAAGCCACGGTCGACGAACTGGCCTACCGGCTCGACATCGATCCAGTAGAGCTGCGGCTGCGGAACGAACCGTCGGTGAACCCGCTGGACGGCAAGAAGTTCTCGCACCGGCTGCTCCGCGAGTGCTACACCCGCGGTGCCGCCGAGTTCGGCTGGGCGGACCGGACCCCGGAGCCGGGCTCCATGCGGGACGGGCGCTGGCTGGTCGGCTGGGGTGTCGCGGCGGCGTACCACCCGTCGGTGCAGTTCACCGCCAACCTGACGGTGCGACTGTCCGCCGACGGTTCGGTGCTGGTGCGCTGCGGTTTCCACGAAATGGGCATGGGTGGCGCGACCGCGCAGGCGCAGATCGCCGCGGACGCGCTCGGGGTGCCGGTCGGCTCGGTCCGCGTCGAATACGGCGACACCGACCTGCCCACCGGCCCGTTGGCCGGTGGCTCCAACCAGACCGCCACGGTCGCGGCGAGCCTGCTCACCGCGTGCGACAAGCTCAAGCGCGAGTTGGCCGGGCTGGCGAAGAAGCACCCCGGGGACTCGCCGCCGGACATCCTCCGAGCCGCCGGGAAAACTCACCTCGAGACGTCGGTCGGCGCCGACTCGGGCCTCGGCGCGGTGGCCGGTCAGGTCCGGTTCATGTCGAAGTTCGTCCGCGACCAGCGGCGCTGGGTGAAGGCCGCGAGCGGCGCGCACTTCTGCGAGGTGCGCGTCGACCCGGACACCGGCGAAACCCGGATCTCCCGCTGGACCGCGGTGTTCGACGTGGGCCGGATCATCAACGCGAAGACCGCCACCAGCCAGCTCAAGGGCGGCATCGTGATGGGCATCGGCATGGCCCTGTCCGAAGAAACCCTGGTCGACCCGCGATCGGGGCGGATCATGAACCCGAGCCTGTCCGAATACCACGTGCCGGTGCACGCCGACATCCCGCCGATCGACGTGCACTACCTGGACGAACCGGACCCGACCATGCCGCTGGGCCTGGTCGGCATCGGCGAGGTCAGCATCACCGGCGTGGCGGGCGCGGTCGCGAACGCGGTCTTCCACGCCACCGGCAAACGCGTCCGCGACCTCCCCATCACCCTCGACAAGTTGCTCTGA